The following is a genomic window from Chanos chanos chromosome 1, fChaCha1.1, whole genome shotgun sequence.
TCATAGCTGGTGGGTGGGGGACTGGAATGTAATGAAAGTTTTAAAAACTCACATGCACCTATTTAAAAATTCTCATTAGCTTTTATTAAAATAAGACAAATTGTTAGAGATAGTGgtgagtaaacatttttttctggaaaCATCCAGTAGAACTAGAGCTTATAATAAGCCAAGAAATACCCATACCATCATTTTTTGTCATTCCCTCTGGATCCATGGTGCCATCAAACTGGACAGATTTGGAGAGTGAAATATTGGTATGTCCTATGCCAGAAGTTGAACATTTTATTAGTCcctcaaacatttgttttcttgtcaAAAACTTCTTGGAGAGGCAAACTCCAAAATGTTCTTTGTGGATATAAttgaaatgtaatattcataAAGGTTTATATTGTCTTTAAGCTACATTAATTTCTTAGAGAAGACATATACTACACAGAAGTGAGTTTTCAGTCATTGCAAAAGGCCCTGAGGTTAATTCTCTGTATCCTCTCTTACCCATAACACCATGAAGTTTCAGGCTAGGTCACCAAGTAGAAACAAtattatattttcattcatCTCGGTCAATGCTCCATTTTGCCACTAGGTGTCAGTCTtctttaacaaaaagaaaatgcatcCCAACACTGGCGTTTTAGTGTATCAGAGGTTAAACTCAGCTGCAAGGTCctcactgaatgtgtttttccctccattttcatCTAGATAAGAtgtcacctctgctctctcaaaTACTGAGTTAAACTGAGGCATATTTTCCTTAATATtgtagatttttaaaaaataattaccaGTTCATTAACTGTTACAAGTAACAGTTATACATAACAGCTAAACAACAACTTCATTTTTCAGTATTCTAATGGCCACGGAACTAATATTCTGCAAATCTGTTAGTGACCCACATCTGAAAATTTTTATTTGGGACAGATCATCATTCATAAATAGATTTAGAACCTGATAAAAGGGAAGGTTCCAACACATCAACTACTGCTATTTGAGGTTTCTACCTATTGTGACAAACATTGGTTGTTCTATTTTTTCACATCCTCCTTCAGATAACATCCCAGCCCTTCACACACAATTTGGTGATAAACAGCTCATGACCATTCAACATACTGAAAACCACCGAAACAATTAaattaagttctttttttctctgttcgaCATTCTTCGTCATGTACAATGTTCTTGCCTAGGTGATACAGTATCATCTGAACAATGAACaaagaaagcaagcaagcaatGAACACAAGCAAGGAACAggaagtgcatgtgtgtgtttgtcagtttgataAATTGATCTTACGATGCTTGATCAAAAGACTCAGAAGGAGAGCTGACCGTAAAATTTAAGTGCCCGTATTATAATGGCCATTTATGTCCATTATCCAGAGAACATTAGCCACAcatgtttttcttccattttaaaGAGAGTGTTTCAGGGGCCCTGGAGAGCAACAGCATAATGCTGTGCCGAGATGAGTAACAGCAAGATGACAATTCATATGGCTCTAGCAGCTGTCCTCCTCAATGACCCATTCAAGTGGTCCCTGCTCAGTcctcaagacacacacatattctgatCGGTGTTCAGTCTTAGGATTCAGACAATAAGTGCACTGTACTTTAATACTGATAATAAATAGCAGCATCCTTGCGAACTAGAACTACATCCATATCACACACTGTGGGATTGCAGTGACCTctttcaagttttgttttggtggttTTTGACCACTGTCATGTCCTGTTACATCTCAATAATAGAGGTTTAAGCAGtgacatgagaataaaaaatgaatgttacATACCTGATATATGTGATGATACTGGGCACATACAGCAGTGAGACTTGTAGTCCTGGACTGAGTTTACCAAACTGATACTTACACATGGCATGGGTGTCAGTCACCCATTCTGGGGACCTGGAGACTGCTGTGTCATTGTCTCCCTTATCTCCTCACACAACTACATTAAAAAGCCGTTGTGGATGCAGCATGCAGCAGCTTGATTACAACGCACAGTGTTGGAGGGGCTTGAAATGaacaagagacaaacaaacaaactcacatttgcacacacacacacacacacatatgcacacacaaatacacacaagcacacacgcccacacactttcacacacattacacacaatgtGTGTTAATACTGTGAATAAGATGTTCAGTTTCCTTATGCCCTCCCACTCTTGAAATTCAAATGCAGTTCTGAAAAATGCCATTAATCCATTAAGCTGATAACAGTATGAACCTGCTCCGAACCTGTTCTATTCGAACGTGTcctgtgtttgttattttataaaTGGACATGTATCTGACACTGAACTCAGGAAGAACCAGCAGTAGAGTGTACACCTTTTCCTCCGTCTTCTCACTCTGATTGTAGTTTTTGGCTCTAACATTCACAGGGGAATAGCCCATATAACTTGGACCTGTGTTGTTCTTGAAATCTGTACAAAGAAAGCTTTACTGGTTGGTATTACATAAGTGAAAAAAATTCCCAGCACAGTCGTGCGTGGAAAAATAGCAAACTTATTTAAAACAGCTCCTGAAAATCTATTTCTGAGTGTTAATCTTTGTAAAGTAGATAGACACATTTGAGATATTATTGTTCCATTGTGTATTCAGACATGAATACTTGTACTCATTTTTTCATGCTGTatagattttgtttttacatgttttgttgctgttgttgttgtttgttttcttttgtttgttttttttagccatgAGTAGCCATGAGTCACAACCGGGCTTAACACAAATAGTCATGAGGTTATTTAAGAGTGCTGATACTCACTGCTGATATGatgaaagagtgaagagtgaATTTTCAATCAACTGTTTTTCATAAAGAGCTAACAGGAAATGAAGGAGTAGATCTATAGCAATATTTTTATACCTGACAGCATTCAAATTTAACTGTGCCCTGAATGATCAAAGGAGGACAATTACATAGTAATTGTGGGACAGTGGGTGTCACATTCTTTTCATGTTGCTTTTAGGATGTATCAACACAGTAGTATTCCTCATTTACCCAGCTATTTCTCCATTATATTGCCACTCCATACCAGTTTTAATTTGATCTTTGCTTTGATATTCATTAAGTAAATGCCACATTCTTTTATTGATAATTGGAATAACGCTTCATTACTGTTGAATATATTTACAATAAGAAATTGTCAACATCCCTTGGTTCAGATGGATTATggttcagtgttcagatggATTCTCCTGTTGTTTGGACTGTGCCTCTGAAGACTGTGCCGTTACACAATCTGCTCTTTCAAGTTTGTTTCTCTTAAACCACAATCTCTTCATTACCCTTTTCAAACTATgctgtagtttgtttgtttgtgccaaTTCGATTTGTCATAGCAGATGTTTATGGGGATGCTGCCTAAATGTGAACATGAGTAAGCCAAGAAGTCAGAGCTGTCTAAGAAATGTGCATCTGCTGTGTCGTAGGCCACGCAGGCTGTTCaggtgttgttgctgttgttggtggtggtggtgtttttttaatgtttcacacaTGACACATGTTTTAATACATTGACCAGTGCCAGCTTAGTCTGCATTGTGAGTTCATTCTTTTCTGAGACACATGTCATATATTGTGCAAGGGTTCCTCCAAAGGCTATGATATTGAAGCGGAAATAGCCACGTTGTGGTTCCAATGTGGTTGTGCTGCTGCAATTGTGATAGTTACAGCttgaatttatttttacctGTGAAGCAGAGCAAATGTTAACTTACTTAAAAAAGAATGTGAGTAGAAGCAGTCAGTCAGTATCTAGTGCACTTACACCTGGTGGAGAAGCCAGGAGGGGAATTTACTCATAGTATTTACATTACGACCATTACTTTTTATACTGCCAAATTTTGTCATAGCCAATGCATACTAAGTTAACATCAAAAGGCAGAGCTAGCTagtgtttcattaaaattcTTGTAGCCTATAACTGCAAAATGGAGACACATCTTAATTCTGAGATTCCTAGCTACCTTGCTTTATTTGTACAACAACTGAGGCTAACATTAGTTTGCACAACTTCTCAAGTTTGGTTCAGGTTGGGATGAGACTTGTTTGAACCCTGTGACAGGGGACTCATCTCCCCAAGTCCAGGGTTGCCCATGTTTCTATGATCCCAGCATACAGAGAGAGGTTATCCCTGATTGTGAGTATGTGAACTTGTGGTCACCTCCAGGAGTTACATCACTTGGCAGGAGTTACAACAAAGTTCTGCTCAATGACACTGGTGTTTTTCAGACTGCTTGCCAAGCCAAGGAAATAAGATTCATCAAGGTCCTGAGTGCTGTCAATTAATGAAGAAGTGTTAGAGTCTTGTCATGTTGAGTATTGAGCGATATCTCACTGGAAATCAGTGCCTGAATTCATACAAATGTAACCTCAAATGTAACTTCATGCACTTGATGCAGCCTATAAAAGGTCTTATAAATACATGTAGTTAACCACAAGATAAGCATCTTTTAAGGGCACCATCACCATACATTTCAGCAAAaagcaaactgaaacacaaaaacccaCTTGTGAGTTTGTATCAGTTGGTTAGATAACATGACAAGTTGCATGTCTCAGCTAGAAGATTTGGTTTCCACTTTAACCAGCAGTAACTGATTAGCAGTTGGTCCTCTTAATCAAACATGTATTATAGTTTCCTGTTCtaaaacttaaaagaaaaatgtaacacTGAACTCTACAACAGGAAGAAAATGATATTGAATATATTTATGGCCTTTTCAGCACAGTGCACAATGTTAACCATAAAACGGCAATGCTACAGATCTTTGCCTTTATTTTAGACATTGGAAAGCTCTCTGACAATTGTTATGGGTAGCACAAATAACAGTCACATGCTTCCAAAAAATGCTGACTTTGCAGCTGAAGACTAAGACTTTGCAGCTGTGTTGACTTTATCAGTTCTGTGTGTagtgagaagaagaagacgacaAATATGCCACATTTGTTGAGTGCAAGTCCTTTCTGAGACTGGCTGCTAGCGGTCCATACTTGAATAAAACAGAAGTAAAATATAAACTCCATCtcttttgaatttattttatctTCAAAGATCATAGACCCCAGTCAGTTATTCTTTCATGGCAAAAGCTTCTTCTTCTGCTAAGCTTTTTCCTGTAAATGAGGAGTAGCTAACAACAAGCATTAACTCCCCTCTTATACTGGCCAGGTAATCATGCTTCTACATTTTCTGTGGACCCAGTGGTCCTTATGGACTTTGACAGGAGGGTGACCTTTGTTCCTGAGTAGGATGCCTGGTGCCCTGAAGATGAGTCAGCGCTAGCCTTTTGGCAACACAACGCTTGCCGAACTTTCCCTCTGAAATCCTCGGAAACGTAGTAGAAGATGAAAGGGTCAAAGCAGCTGTTGAAGGTGCTGACTGCCAGGCTGATCATATAGGGCACATAGAGGTCATCCCCATCACCAGTCAGGTAGGAATCTGAGTAgtgcagcagcagtagtagatTACTGGGCAGCAGACAAACAATGAAGACTAGAAgcaccagcacagtcacaccGATAGCGTGAGCGAAGCGACGGCCTCCGGTTACGAGTGTGTAAACCACAGCGCCATAGCAGAACAGGATGAGAACCAGCGgtagcaggaaaaaaacagagaaaagtgtGATGAAGTAGGGCATGAAAAACTTCTCTTGCTCTTCTGCTGGCAGCGCATCGTGACATGTTGTGATGGGCGGTTCATTCAGCAGGTACGACTGGCGCGAGGCTAACAGGGGCGCCATGGCGGCTGCCACGACAACCCAGACAGAAAGACTCATGAAGAAGGAGGTACGCTGGCTCCGGAATGTCTTAGCGCCAAACGGATGCACTAGTGCTACGTAGCGGTCCATGGCAATCAGCATCAGGCACAACACTGAACCGTACATGTTCCCATAAAAGAGAGCTGTGATCATCCGGCAGAAGGCCTCACCAAAGCTCCAGTCATTCCCTGAGAAGTGGTAGACAATCCGAAATGGGAGCACCAGAAGGAGCATGAGGTCGCAGGATGTGAGGTTGATCAGCAGAATTGTAGAGGGCATTTTCTTGGTGCGAAAAAGCAGAACCCATAAGGCCAGCAGGTTAGCAGGGAGGCCCACAATGAAGGCCACAAGGTAGAGGAAAGGGACCACCAACACGGTGGTGCTGGCCTGAATCTCCACCTTCTGCTTTTCGTTCAGTGTGAAGTTGCAGCCATCGGTCACTAGTTTGAACGACCGCTGTCCTGAAggagttaagagagagagagagagagagagagagagggagggagaggaatgtCACAGTGGGCATGGAAAATAACTTAATATAACTTAAAATGTCTTGAAAAACGTTGAAATTTTTACTTCAAAAGAAACTTTACTGAAACTACCAAGAGAGAAGTGGTTACATCAAGAATcagttctgttttaaaacactaCAGTACAAAAGATCACTCTGTGGTTAGTCTGTGATAATCAAGTGACTAGGACAACAGCATTGAGGCACATTAACTGCAGTTTCATTTTTGGAAACTAAAAATTCTCTTCCCAGTTGATTGTCTGTTACGGGAACAAAAGCTTGTCTGGTATGTGGATGGGGGGTTGGGAAGCACACATGTATCTATAACCTCTTATGGCAGAGCAAACTGAGAAAAACTGAGAAAGCTGGCAGAGAAAAACTGCATACCTgctattaaaatgacaaatatctCAACACATTTTTTGCCCTCTAAGAAATGCTAGAATGCTATACTTTTCTGGGAACACATTAAATCTCTGACTGTTCTGGCCTCAGGAAGTGGGGCTGCAATTTCCTAGGAATTTCTTGTTGAACTTTTCACTCTCTACCACTTGCCTGATCAGGAAGTGCATGATGATGTTTACGTAAAACCATTCTTCAAAGAACAGAGTCTATCTCTGAGATAAAAGTGACACATGTCCGACCTGCCAGTACATTATGCATTAAAAATCACTGAGATAATAAACAATAGTTGAGTCATTAACACATATTCTacctgtctcagtctctctatcacacacacacacatatatatacatatacagacacatatatacatatacacagacacctATCAGTTATCACCTTAGAGACACTGAAAATATCACCACGCAAAAGGAGTTAAGATACTTACTGCCACTAGTTCTAGAGCATTCTTCCTCTGAAGAGGGGGATGATTGATGGGTgatgggaaaaagaaagagcaacagaAACAGAGCTCGGGAGAAGACAGGCAAAGCCATGGTATTAAAGAGGCACAAATGAGTCTTGTATTCTATAGTAAAGATTCcctcaaaaaaataaagtttaaaataaataaatgaacaaataaataaatcatttaaaaaaggtACTTCTCTCCTGAAGAGTAAAAACACAGTTGAGAGATGActgttatttttcctcttctttgtaTTCCAATCCAATCCAACTCACAATGTTTTCCTCCTAGTCTTGCCTTCTTTGTGGAGCAAAAAAAATccgctgtgttttcttttcttttttttttttaaatcctgtgtTTGATGTTCAGTGAGGGAGTCTGAAGGACAGAAGTCTTTCTCTGGAGTGTTCTTAGTCTtccacagcctgtgtgtgtgtgtgtgtgtgtgtgtgtgtgtttgtgagacttAGTTTCCTCACCCCTGTTctccacacaatcacactcCAGTGAATGAgtccctctctcctcctacTCTCCCGCCTATCTCATGATGTAAACTAGATGTGGGTGCATGTACTTGTGCacgcatatgtgcgtgtgtgtgtgtgtgtgagagagagagagagagagagagagagagagagagagtgagaaaccaCATGTCTGTGCATGGGTCACTGAAGCAGTTCTTGAGGGTGTACCAGCTAAACAttcaaagctaaaaaaaaaaaaaaaagacagagtgaaatttGTCTCATGCCCCTCTGCATCTTTAAAATCtaaacacacttgcacacacactcacacacacacacacaaaaacattctaTCCATTATGTTACACATGTACAATTCATCAGCTTAGGTCACTCTGTAAACATATGCATTAGAGGcaaatatgcacaaacacacacccgtTAACTTCCTTCCATAACCCACTCGACGATAAGCACATTTCCTGCTCCAAATAGCACTGACAACTTGTGAGTTCAAGATATGTGTCTATAATGGAAAATTCAGGTTCAGGATTGGAGATGAGGACTGGACTCTCTTATCTTGTACGATTCCCTTTGTCAATGACAAATATATAAGTGTTTATGGGTTATGAAGATTTTGCTATGACCCACAGCACTGTTTCTTGATTAGGTTGTGGATTCCTACTGTTGCAAAACATCATATGGCTGACGccctcatttctttcatttgagtTCATTTATTCTTCTTTGATACCAGATGTTTCCACTAGAGCAGAGATCGGCAACCCGCGGCTCTGGAGCCGCATGTGGCTCATCAGCACCTCTGCAATGGCTCTCTGTAGCTTTGACCACAgattacactgaaataaataatggttatttttgttttatgtttactcATTTTTGTTGCGCGGTGGTTAATCTTTTCATAGGGAACACTTCTTAATTTCTGtggaaattttaaaaaatgttttaatacttCGTCCACTAAAGTATGCGTCACATCCTGTGTACTCGCGCTTCTGGGCGCTTTTCCAAGCAGGTGGCTAATATGCAGATCTGACCCCAGCCCTCGGTAAGCTATCATGGATAAATCCGAGAAAAGAAAGGTGTTGGAGGAAAATAGAGTGTTTAATTTTGCTTTCACTACCAACGATGCTGGCTTACCTGTATGGTTGATATGTGGCGAGAAATTcgcaaacaacaataaaaaaaatttaat
Proteins encoded in this region:
- the si:ch211-132p1.2 gene encoding proteinase-activated receptor 4; this encodes MALPVFSRALFLLLFLFPITHQSSPSSEEECSRTSGRQRSFKLVTDGCNFTLNEKQKVEIQASTTVLVVPFLYLVAFIVGLPANLLALWVLLFRTKKMPSTILLINLTSCDLMLLLVLPFRIVYHFSGNDWSFGEAFCRMITALFYGNMYGSVLCLMLIAMDRYVALVHPFGAKTFRSQRTSFFMSLSVWVVVAAAMAPLLASRQSYLLNEPPITTCHDALPAEEQEKFFMPYFITLFSVFFLLPLVLILFCYGAVVYTLVTGGRRFAHAIGVTVLVLLVFIVCLLPSNLLLLLHYSDSYLTGDGDDLYVPYMISLAVSTFNSCFDPFIFYYVSEDFRGKVRQALCCQKASADSSSGHQASYSGTKVTLLSKSIRTTGSTENVEA